A region from the Lemur catta isolate mLemCat1 chromosome 7, mLemCat1.pri, whole genome shotgun sequence genome encodes:
- the PTPN5 gene encoding tyrosine-protein phosphatase non-receptor type 5 isoform X3 yields MCCSERPPGLPQPVVMEARDEAEGLPDSHREMPPPPPPSLPSEPAQKPPPRGSGSHSLTVRSSLCLFAASQLLLGPAAWLGAGTWGVPSLLLVSLSVGLVLGTTLVWHLLRTTPEPAAPLPPEDRRQSVTRQPSFTYSEWMEEKVEDDFLDLDPVPETPVFDCVMDIKPEADPASLTVKSMGLQERRGSNVSLTLDMCTPGCNEEGFGYLMSPREESAREYLLSASRVLQAEELHEKALDPFLLQAEFFEIPMNFVDPKEYDIPGLVRKNRYKTILPNPHSRVCLISPDPDDPLSSYINANYIRGYGGEEKVYIATQGPIVSTVADFWRMVWQEHTPIIVMITNIEEMNEKCTEYWPEEQVVYDGVEITVQKVIHTEDYRLRLISLKSGTEERGLKHYWFTSWPDQKTPDRAPPLLHLVREVEEAAQQEGPHCAPIVVHCSAGIGRTGCFIATSICCQQLRHEGVVDILKTTCQLRQDRGGMIQTCEQYQFVHHVMSLYEKQLSHQSPE; encoded by the exons GTCTCCCCCAGCCGGTAGTGATGGAGGCGCGGGACGAGGCCGAAGGGCTCCCAGACTCGCACAGAGAGATGCcaccgccccctcctccctcGCTGCCCTCAGAGCCAGCTCAGAAGCCACCACCTCGAGGCTCCGGGAGCCACTCCCTCACTGTCAGGAGCAGCCTGTGCCTGTTTGCAgcctcccagctcctg CTGGGACCCGCG gcctggctgggcgcTGGGACCTGGGGAGTCCCCAGTCTGCTGCTGGTCTCTCTGTCTGTGGGCCTGGTCCTCGGCACCACCCTG GTGTGGCACCTCCTGAGGACCACCCCCGAGCCAGCCGCGCCGCTGCCCCCTGAGGACAGGCGCCAGTCAGTGACCCGCCAGCCCTCCTTCACCTACTCGGAGTGGATGGAGGAGAAGGTCGAGGATGACTTCTTGGACCTGGATCCAGTGCCTGAGACGCCTGTGTTTGACTGCGTGATGGACATCAAGCCTGAGGCTGACCCCGCCTCGCTGACCGTCAAGTCCATGGGTCTgcaggagag GAGGGGCTCCAACGTCTCCCTGACCCTGGACATGTGCACTCCGGGCTGCAACGAGGAGGGCTTTGGCTATCTCATGTCTCCACGTGAGGAGTCAGCCCGCGAATACCTGCTCAGCGCCTCCCGCGTCCTCCAAGCCGAGGAGCTTCACGAAAAGGCCCTGGACCCTTTCCTGCTTCAGGCAGAATTCTTT GAAATCCCCATGAACTTTGTGGATCCAAAAGAGTACGACATCCCTGGGCTGGTGCGGAAGAACCGGTACAAAACCATACTTCCCA ACCCTCACAGCAGAGTGTGTCTGATCTCACCAGACCCTGACGACCCTCTGAGTTCCTACATCAACGCCAACTACATCCGG GGCTACggtggggaggagaaggtgtACATCGCCACCCAGGGACCCATCGTCAGCACGGTGGCCGACTTCTGGCGCATGGTGTGGCAGGAGCACACGCCCATCATCGTCATGATCACCAACATCGAGGAGATGAATGAG AAATGCACCGAGTACTGGCCAGAGGAGCAGGTGGTGTACGACGGTGTTGAGATCACCGTGCAGAAAGTCATTCACACTGAGGATTACCGGCTGCGACTCATCTCTCTCAAG AGTGGGACTGAAGAGCGAGGCCTGAAGCATTACTGGTTCACATCCTGGCCTGACCAGAAGACCCCAGACCGGGCCCCCCCACTCCTGCACCTGGTGcgggaggtggaggaggcagcCCAGCAGGAGGGGCCCCACTGTGCCCCCATCGTCGTCCACTGCAG TGCAGGGATTGGGAGGACCGGCTGCTTCATTGCCACCAGCATCTGCTGCCAGCAGCTGCGGCATGAGGGCGTGGTGGACATCCTGAAGACCACGTGCCAGCTCCGTCAGGACAG GGGTGGCATGATCCAGACATGCGAGCAGTACCAGTTTGTGCACCACGTCATGAGCCTCTACGAGAAGCAGCTGTCCCACCAGTCCCCAGAGTGA
- the PTPN5 gene encoding tyrosine-protein phosphatase non-receptor type 5 isoform X2: MCCSERPPGLPQPVVMEARDEAEGLPDSHREMPPPPPPSLPSEPAQKPPPRGSGSHSLTVRSSLCLFAASQLLLACGVLWFSGYGHIWSQNATDLIASLLTLLKQLGPAAWLGAGTWGVPSLLLVSLSVGLVLGTTLVWHLLRTTPEPAAPLPPEDRRQSVTRQPSFTYSEWMEEKVEDDFLDLDPVPETPVFDCVMDIKPEADPASLTVKSMGLQERRGSNVSLTLDMCTPGCNEEGFGYLMSPREESAREYLLSASRVLQAEELHEKALDPFLLQAEFFEIPMNFVDPKEYDIPGLVRKNRYKTILPNPHSRVCLISPDPDDPLSSYINANYIRGYGGEEKVYIATQGPIVSTVADFWRMVWQEHTPIIVMITNIEEMNEKCTEYWPEEQVVYDGVEITVQKVIHTEDYRLRLISLKSGTEERGLKHYWFTSWPDQKTPDRAPPLLHLVREVEEAAQQEGPHCAPIVVHCSAGIGRTGCFIATSICCQQLRHEGVVDILKTTCQLRQDRGGMIQTCEQYQFVHHVMSLYEKQLSHQSPE, translated from the exons GTCTCCCCCAGCCGGTAGTGATGGAGGCGCGGGACGAGGCCGAAGGGCTCCCAGACTCGCACAGAGAGATGCcaccgccccctcctccctcGCTGCCCTCAGAGCCAGCTCAGAAGCCACCACCTCGAGGCTCCGGGAGCCACTCCCTCACTGTCAGGAGCAGCCTGTGCCTGTTTGCAgcctcccagctcctg CTTGCCTGCGGGGTGCTCTGGTTCAGCGGCTATGGCCACATCTGGTCGCAGAATGCCACAGACCTCATCGCCTCCTTGCTGACGCTTCTGAAACAGCTGGGACCCGCG gcctggctgggcgcTGGGACCTGGGGAGTCCCCAGTCTGCTGCTGGTCTCTCTGTCTGTGGGCCTGGTCCTCGGCACCACCCTG GTGTGGCACCTCCTGAGGACCACCCCCGAGCCAGCCGCGCCGCTGCCCCCTGAGGACAGGCGCCAGTCAGTGACCCGCCAGCCCTCCTTCACCTACTCGGAGTGGATGGAGGAGAAGGTCGAGGATGACTTCTTGGACCTGGATCCAGTGCCTGAGACGCCTGTGTTTGACTGCGTGATGGACATCAAGCCTGAGGCTGACCCCGCCTCGCTGACCGTCAAGTCCATGGGTCTgcaggagag GAGGGGCTCCAACGTCTCCCTGACCCTGGACATGTGCACTCCGGGCTGCAACGAGGAGGGCTTTGGCTATCTCATGTCTCCACGTGAGGAGTCAGCCCGCGAATACCTGCTCAGCGCCTCCCGCGTCCTCCAAGCCGAGGAGCTTCACGAAAAGGCCCTGGACCCTTTCCTGCTTCAGGCAGAATTCTTT GAAATCCCCATGAACTTTGTGGATCCAAAAGAGTACGACATCCCTGGGCTGGTGCGGAAGAACCGGTACAAAACCATACTTCCCA ACCCTCACAGCAGAGTGTGTCTGATCTCACCAGACCCTGACGACCCTCTGAGTTCCTACATCAACGCCAACTACATCCGG GGCTACggtggggaggagaaggtgtACATCGCCACCCAGGGACCCATCGTCAGCACGGTGGCCGACTTCTGGCGCATGGTGTGGCAGGAGCACACGCCCATCATCGTCATGATCACCAACATCGAGGAGATGAATGAG AAATGCACCGAGTACTGGCCAGAGGAGCAGGTGGTGTACGACGGTGTTGAGATCACCGTGCAGAAAGTCATTCACACTGAGGATTACCGGCTGCGACTCATCTCTCTCAAG AGTGGGACTGAAGAGCGAGGCCTGAAGCATTACTGGTTCACATCCTGGCCTGACCAGAAGACCCCAGACCGGGCCCCCCCACTCCTGCACCTGGTGcgggaggtggaggaggcagcCCAGCAGGAGGGGCCCCACTGTGCCCCCATCGTCGTCCACTGCAG TGCAGGGATTGGGAGGACCGGCTGCTTCATTGCCACCAGCATCTGCTGCCAGCAGCTGCGGCATGAGGGCGTGGTGGACATCCTGAAGACCACGTGCCAGCTCCGTCAGGACAG GGGTGGCATGATCCAGACATGCGAGCAGTACCAGTTTGTGCACCACGTCATGAGCCTCTACGAGAAGCAGCTGTCCCACCAGTCCCCAGAGTGA
- the PTPN5 gene encoding tyrosine-protein phosphatase non-receptor type 5 isoform X1 → MNYEGARSERRNHAADDSKGGALDMCCSERPPGLPQPVVMEARDEAEGLPDSHREMPPPPPPSLPSEPAQKPPPRGSGSHSLTVRSSLCLFAASQLLLACGVLWFSGYGHIWSQNATDLIASLLTLLKQLGPAAWLGAGTWGVPSLLLVSLSVGLVLGTTLVWHLLRTTPEPAAPLPPEDRRQSVTRQPSFTYSEWMEEKVEDDFLDLDPVPETPVFDCVMDIKPEADPASLTVKSMGLQERRGSNVSLTLDMCTPGCNEEGFGYLMSPREESAREYLLSASRVLQAEELHEKALDPFLLQAEFFEIPMNFVDPKEYDIPGLVRKNRYKTILPNPHSRVCLISPDPDDPLSSYINANYIRGYGGEEKVYIATQGPIVSTVADFWRMVWQEHTPIIVMITNIEEMNEKCTEYWPEEQVVYDGVEITVQKVIHTEDYRLRLISLKSGTEERGLKHYWFTSWPDQKTPDRAPPLLHLVREVEEAAQQEGPHCAPIVVHCSAGIGRTGCFIATSICCQQLRHEGVVDILKTTCQLRQDRGGMIQTCEQYQFVHHVMSLYEKQLSHQSPE, encoded by the exons GTCTCCCCCAGCCGGTAGTGATGGAGGCGCGGGACGAGGCCGAAGGGCTCCCAGACTCGCACAGAGAGATGCcaccgccccctcctccctcGCTGCCCTCAGAGCCAGCTCAGAAGCCACCACCTCGAGGCTCCGGGAGCCACTCCCTCACTGTCAGGAGCAGCCTGTGCCTGTTTGCAgcctcccagctcctg CTTGCCTGCGGGGTGCTCTGGTTCAGCGGCTATGGCCACATCTGGTCGCAGAATGCCACAGACCTCATCGCCTCCTTGCTGACGCTTCTGAAACAGCTGGGACCCGCG gcctggctgggcgcTGGGACCTGGGGAGTCCCCAGTCTGCTGCTGGTCTCTCTGTCTGTGGGCCTGGTCCTCGGCACCACCCTG GTGTGGCACCTCCTGAGGACCACCCCCGAGCCAGCCGCGCCGCTGCCCCCTGAGGACAGGCGCCAGTCAGTGACCCGCCAGCCCTCCTTCACCTACTCGGAGTGGATGGAGGAGAAGGTCGAGGATGACTTCTTGGACCTGGATCCAGTGCCTGAGACGCCTGTGTTTGACTGCGTGATGGACATCAAGCCTGAGGCTGACCCCGCCTCGCTGACCGTCAAGTCCATGGGTCTgcaggagag GAGGGGCTCCAACGTCTCCCTGACCCTGGACATGTGCACTCCGGGCTGCAACGAGGAGGGCTTTGGCTATCTCATGTCTCCACGTGAGGAGTCAGCCCGCGAATACCTGCTCAGCGCCTCCCGCGTCCTCCAAGCCGAGGAGCTTCACGAAAAGGCCCTGGACCCTTTCCTGCTTCAGGCAGAATTCTTT GAAATCCCCATGAACTTTGTGGATCCAAAAGAGTACGACATCCCTGGGCTGGTGCGGAAGAACCGGTACAAAACCATACTTCCCA ACCCTCACAGCAGAGTGTGTCTGATCTCACCAGACCCTGACGACCCTCTGAGTTCCTACATCAACGCCAACTACATCCGG GGCTACggtggggaggagaaggtgtACATCGCCACCCAGGGACCCATCGTCAGCACGGTGGCCGACTTCTGGCGCATGGTGTGGCAGGAGCACACGCCCATCATCGTCATGATCACCAACATCGAGGAGATGAATGAG AAATGCACCGAGTACTGGCCAGAGGAGCAGGTGGTGTACGACGGTGTTGAGATCACCGTGCAGAAAGTCATTCACACTGAGGATTACCGGCTGCGACTCATCTCTCTCAAG AGTGGGACTGAAGAGCGAGGCCTGAAGCATTACTGGTTCACATCCTGGCCTGACCAGAAGACCCCAGACCGGGCCCCCCCACTCCTGCACCTGGTGcgggaggtggaggaggcagcCCAGCAGGAGGGGCCCCACTGTGCCCCCATCGTCGTCCACTGCAG TGCAGGGATTGGGAGGACCGGCTGCTTCATTGCCACCAGCATCTGCTGCCAGCAGCTGCGGCATGAGGGCGTGGTGGACATCCTGAAGACCACGTGCCAGCTCCGTCAGGACAG GGGTGGCATGATCCAGACATGCGAGCAGTACCAGTTTGTGCACCACGTCATGAGCCTCTACGAGAAGCAGCTGTCCCACCAGTCCCCAGAGTGA